The following are from one region of the Mixophyes fleayi isolate aMixFle1 chromosome 7, aMixFle1.hap1, whole genome shotgun sequence genome:
- the SCRN3 gene encoding secernin-3 codes for MEPCSCDTFVALPPATVGNRVIFGKNSDRPSDEVQEIVYFPGQSYQPGEKLECTYIEIDQAEKTHSVVLSRPSWLWGAEMGANDFGVCIGNEAVWGKEEIDDNEALLGMDLVRLGLERADTAKGALDVIVGLLEKYGQGGNCMESPMSFTYHNSFLIADRKEAWILETAGQYWAAEKVDEGIKNISNNLSITTKIDCEHPGMRDYAKAKGWWDGKNEFNFAAVYSYFNPSRSSSSGDRFCEGYKLLRKHKGTITAESMMEILSDKKSGINMTGGFMTTGSMVSILPQDPNQPCCHFFTGTPDPARSVFKPFIFVPQIQQFVRTASPFLGSDDPVKLKPRFQTKPDRRHELYTRHENVLRIMETSKNKEILKQMKNLEKQKLEEVELYLKAGNNDSSALTTLFSNCVEEEINIYQ; via the exons ATGGAACCCTGCTCCTGCGACACCTTTGTTGCTCTTCCACCTGCAACAGTTGGCAACAGAGTGATTTTTGGGAAGAACTCCGACAGACCAAGCGACGAAGTGCAAGAGATTGTGTACTTCCCAGGACAATCTTACCAACCAGGAGAGAAACTTGAG TGCACCTACATTGAAATTGACCAAGCCGAGAAGACTCACTCAGTGGTTTTAAGTCGGCCATCATGGTTATGGGGAGCTGAGATGGGAGCGAATGACTTTGGTGTGTGCATTGGAAATGAAGCGGTGTGGGGGAAGGAAGAAATTGATGACAATGAGGCACTTCTGGGCATGGATCTTGTAAG GCTTGGTTTGGAGAGAGCAGACACCGCTAAAGGAGCACTGGATGTCATTGTTGGCTTGTTAGAAAAATATGGTCAAGGGGGAAACTGCATGGAGAGTCCCATGTCATTTACCTACCACAACAGTTTCCTCATCGCTGACAGAAAGGAGGCGTGGATACTGGAGACAGCTGGACAGTACTGGGCTGCCGAGAAAGTAGATG AAGGCATAAAGAACATATCCAACAACCTGTCTATCACCACCAAGATTGATTGTGAACACCCTGGAATGAGGGACTATGCTAAAGCTAAAGGCTGGTGGGATGGCAAAAATGAGTTTAATTTTGCAGCTGTATATTCCTATTTCAACCCCTCTAGATCTTCATCTTCTGGAGACAGATTTTGTGAAGGATACAAACTGCTGAGGAAACATAAAG GAACCATAACAGCTGAAAGCATGATGGAAATTCTTTCGGACAAGAAAAGTGGCATTAACATGACAGGCGGGTTTATGACAACCGGAAGCATGGTGTCAATTCTGCCACAGGATCCAAACCAGCCGTGCTGCCACTTCTTCACTGGAACCCCAGACCCCGCCAG ATCAGTATTTAAGCCATTCATCTTTGTGCCCCAGATTCAGCAGTTTGTAAGAACAGCCTCCCCCTTCTTAGGCTCCGATGATCCTGTCAAACTCAAGCCAAGATTTCAAACAAAGCCAGACAGGAGGCACGAACTTTACACCAGACATGAAAATGTCCTGAGGATCATGGAAACatcaaag AATAAGGAGATATTGAAGCAAATGAAGAATTTGGAAAAACAGAAGCTTGAAGAGGTTGAATTATACTTGAAGGCTGGAAATAATGACAGCTCAGCATTGACCACACTGTTTTCAAACTGTGTGGAAGAAGAAATAAACATTTATCAGTAA